One stretch of Caldinitratiruptor microaerophilus DNA includes these proteins:
- the mqnE gene encoding aminofutalosine synthase MqnE — translation MIEALLPRDLYDIYEKVQAGERLSGADGVRILTHPNLAAIGMLADLARHVRVGDHVYYNNAGYINYSNVCVLHNVCKFCAFGKTRDDPDAYTFQIEEMVTKARAWASAGITEIHMVGGLHPDLPFEYYTGFLSAIKRALPHVHLKAFTAVEIDFFARKFKLSLDEVLDRLQAAGHGSITGGGAEQMHPEVHDVICKGKMSAERYLEVHRLAHRRGIRSNATMLYGTVEEPRHVVYHLERLRELQDETGGFQCFVPLAFHPTNTELAHLPGPTGWYDLRIMATSRLLLDNFRYIKAYWVMMSPRMAQVSLRWGANDVDGTIREERIYHLAGSTSPLEQSERELVDLIRGAGLIPAERDPYYRILKIPA, via the coding sequence GTGATCGAGGCGCTCCTGCCTCGCGATCTCTACGACATCTACGAGAAGGTGCAGGCCGGCGAGCGGCTGAGCGGGGCGGACGGCGTCCGGATCCTCACCCATCCGAACCTGGCAGCGATCGGGATGCTGGCGGACCTCGCCCGCCACGTGCGGGTCGGGGACCACGTCTACTACAACAACGCCGGTTACATAAATTACTCCAACGTCTGCGTCCTGCACAATGTATGCAAGTTCTGCGCCTTCGGCAAGACCCGTGACGACCCCGACGCCTATACGTTCCAGATCGAGGAGATGGTAACCAAGGCCCGGGCCTGGGCGAGCGCCGGCATCACCGAGATTCACATGGTCGGCGGATTGCACCCCGACCTTCCGTTCGAGTACTACACGGGCTTCCTGAGCGCCATCAAGCGGGCGCTTCCCCACGTGCACCTGAAAGCCTTCACGGCGGTGGAGATCGACTTCTTCGCCCGCAAGTTCAAGCTCTCGCTCGACGAAGTGCTCGACCGCCTGCAGGCCGCCGGCCACGGGTCGATCACCGGCGGCGGGGCGGAGCAGATGCACCCCGAGGTGCACGACGTCATCTGCAAGGGCAAGATGAGCGCCGAGCGCTACCTCGAGGTGCACCGCCTGGCGCACCGGCGGGGGATCCGGTCGAACGCCACGATGCTGTACGGGACGGTCGAGGAGCCCCGGCACGTCGTCTACCACCTGGAGCGCCTGCGGGAGCTGCAGGATGAGACCGGCGGCTTCCAGTGCTTCGTTCCGCTGGCCTTCCACCCGACGAACACGGAGCTTGCCCACCTTCCCGGCCCGACAGGGTGGTACGACCTGCGCATCATGGCCACCTCCCGCCTGCTGCTGGACAACTTCCGGTACATCAAGGCGTACTGGGTGATGATGTCGCCCCGGATGGCCCAGGTGTCGCTCCGCTGGGGCGCGAACGACGTCGACGGTACCATCCGGGAGGAGCGGATCTACCATCTCGCGGGTTCGACGTCGCCGCTGGAGCAGAGCGAGCGCGAGCTGGTCGACCTCATCCGCGGCGCCGGGCTCATCCCGGCGGAGCGGGACCCGTACTACCGGATCCTGAAGATCCCCGCCTGA
- a CDS encoding helix-turn-helix domain-containing protein, with protein sequence MVDTYTTLTGAVIDLGNLTPEQRQFFVRCLEAYRQEISWPDFINLVRGRENPLLRETGAITKEVTEHPLYKVLSDLEERLGVRQGWTRPQGGADVHRDPTEDRWVSVAEAARMKGVSVPAIHNAVRRGDLVARPAGAGSRFLVISVRSLEAYRPRRVRRGRKDSEAAGDAPAEVEAREGE encoded by the coding sequence ATGGTTGATACCTATACGACCCTCACGGGGGCCGTTATCGACCTGGGCAACCTCACGCCGGAACAGCGCCAGTTCTTCGTCCGTTGCCTCGAGGCCTACCGGCAGGAGATCAGCTGGCCCGACTTCATCAACCTGGTGCGGGGACGGGAGAATCCCCTCCTCCGCGAGACCGGGGCGATCACGAAGGAGGTCACCGAGCACCCGCTCTACAAGGTGCTGAGCGATCTGGAGGAGCGGCTGGGCGTCCGGCAGGGCTGGACCCGGCCTCAGGGCGGCGCGGACGTCCACCGGGACCCGACGGAGGACCGGTGGGTGTCGGTCGCCGAGGCCGCCCGCATGAAGGGCGTCAGCGTGCCGGCGATTCACAACGCGGTCCGGCGGGGCGATCTGGTCGCCCGCCCGGCGGGCGCGGGCAGCCGCTTCCTGGTGATCTCGGTGCGCAGTCTGGAGGCCTACCGCCCGCGGCGTGTCCGGCGCGGCCGCAAGGACAGCGAGGCAGCCGGGGATGCGCCGGCGGAGGTCGAGGCCAGGGAAGGCGAGTGA
- a CDS encoding DUF1054 domain-containing protein, which produces MLAFSGFEPDDFEVFAIPGLGPRMAAIKERLRPKLEAIGQALAPTLTEATGVPFVIHVARHARRTVNPPDHTWVALGTNPRGYKAHPHFEVGLCATHVFIRAGLIYEADTRPAFADALIAALPEVRRALPAHYRWFDDADPGEGKRHGDMTGADFEALAQTLRHRRDASGLAGLNVDREEAVRLGGAGFLQLAEETCRTLVPVWRLAAGAAART; this is translated from the coding sequence ATGTTGGCCTTCTCAGGCTTCGAGCCCGATGATTTCGAGGTGTTCGCGATTCCCGGCCTCGGGCCCCGGATGGCGGCCATCAAGGAGCGGCTCCGGCCCAAGCTGGAGGCCATCGGCCAGGCGCTCGCCCCGACGCTCACCGAAGCGACCGGGGTCCCGTTCGTCATCCATGTGGCCCGCCACGCCCGGCGCACCGTGAACCCACCGGACCACACCTGGGTGGCGCTCGGCACGAATCCCCGCGGCTACAAGGCGCACCCGCACTTCGAGGTCGGCCTGTGCGCCACCCACGTCTTCATCCGGGCCGGGCTCATCTACGAGGCGGACACCCGTCCCGCCTTCGCCGACGCCCTCATCGCCGCGCTGCCGGAGGTCCGGCGGGCTCTCCCGGCCCACTACCGGTGGTTCGACGACGCCGACCCGGGCGAGGGCAAGCGCCACGGCGACATGACCGGCGCCGACTTCGAGGCGCTGGCGCAGACGCTCCGGCACCGCCGCGACGCGAGCGGCCTGGCCGGCCTCAACGTCGACCGGGAAGAGGCCGTCCGGCTGGGCGGGGCGGGGTTCCTGCAGCTGGCGGAGGAAACCTGCCGGACACTCGTCCCCGTGTGGCGGCTCGCCGCCGGGGCGGCCGCCCGCACGTAG
- a CDS encoding DUF169 domain-containing protein — protein MPQTEALDPRAVAEAIDRHVRPETFPVAIRVLRGGEPLPPKVRRPLQDMGIRISICQGISMARRYGWSIAMGEEDLSCPIALVAFGFAPAIPYYTEGNLAAGMYVETCGQGKLTEEEVPRFAAEEAGVVVAAPLARANFEPETVLVYGNSAQVMRLVTAALWKRGGALTSATAGRADCADIVVKTWRTGEPQFILPCYGDRVFGQTQDHEMAFTIPWSRVPELLEGLEGTHRGGVRYPIPHYLRYEARFPDTYEHMKQLLEEARRQASAGTPRQDG, from the coding sequence ATGCCGCAGACCGAGGCGCTCGACCCGAGGGCGGTGGCCGAGGCCATCGACCGCCACGTCCGCCCCGAGACCTTCCCGGTGGCCATCCGGGTCCTGCGCGGCGGTGAGCCGCTCCCACCCAAGGTCCGGAGGCCGCTGCAGGACATGGGGATCCGGATCAGCATCTGCCAGGGCATCTCGATGGCCCGGCGCTACGGCTGGTCGATCGCCATGGGCGAGGAGGACCTCTCCTGCCCGATCGCCCTGGTGGCCTTCGGCTTCGCCCCGGCCATCCCGTACTACACGGAGGGCAACCTCGCCGCCGGCATGTACGTGGAGACCTGCGGCCAGGGCAAGCTCACCGAAGAGGAGGTGCCCCGATTCGCCGCGGAGGAGGCCGGGGTGGTGGTCGCCGCTCCGCTCGCGCGAGCGAACTTCGAGCCGGAGACCGTGCTCGTCTACGGCAACTCGGCCCAGGTCATGCGGCTGGTCACCGCGGCCCTGTGGAAGCGCGGGGGCGCCCTCACCAGCGCCACCGCGGGGCGGGCGGACTGCGCGGACATCGTGGTGAAGACGTGGCGCACGGGCGAGCCGCAGTTCATCCTGCCCTGCTACGGCGACCGGGTCTTTGGCCAGACGCAGGACCACGAGATGGCCTTCACCATCCCCTGGAGCCGGGTGCCCGAGCTGCTGGAGGGCCTCGAGGGAACCCACCGCGGCGGGGTACGCTACCCCATCCCGCACTATCTGCGCTATGAAGCCCGGTTCCCGGACACGTACGAGCACATGAAGCAGCTCCTGGAGGAGGCCAGGCGCCAGGCGAGCGCGGGCACTCCCCGTCAGGACGGCTGA